The nucleotide sequence atccatccatctatctatctatctatctatctatctatccatcctaatctaatctaatctaatctaatctaatctaatctaatctaatctaatctctGCCCTGCCACTGAATTTTCCAACTGGCAGCCCTGCGGTCGAATGGGAACCGGACGTGCGGGCGGCGCGTGCCAAGGCGCCTATCCCTTGAAACGGGCTCTATGGTCGGTTCCCCTTGGAGACGAGCGCGGAGTGATGACGTTTACGGAAGGGGAGCCGCTCGGTGCCCCCGGGGCGCCCCTCTGTGGCGGAGGGCGCGAGGTTGTCCCGTCGGGtcgccagggagggcaggggtcAGGCGAGCGCCggttgaggaagaggaagggcgacgagaggggggaggaggaggaggaggagggatggaggAGAACGAGCAGCTGCGCCGCCAGATCCGCCTGCTGCAAGGTGAGCCGGGCCGTGGTGtccgcggggggggagggggaggggggaggggggaggggcctaCGGAGAGGGGGCCTCCAAAGTGGGGAAGGGAGTCTAGCGCGGGGGgtccaaagggggagggaggggaaggacgtccggggaggggaggaggggttcggggtggggtgggggggtctgaggagcagaggggagttcgaggaggggagggggactcCGATGAGGAGGGGACGCCGACGAAGGAAGGGGGGGgtccccggggggtgggggtgggagcatcGGCTGTTCAAACCTTGTAACTTTGGGGGTGTCAAGTACTGGCTTTGggtgggaatttatttatttaggagcaTTTGTGCTGCGGCCCCTCCAGGAACTCCCTTGAGGTTGCTGGCAATTGTTTAAAAAGCGATAAAAACTAAGCATCCAAAAATACTattttgggtgggtttttttatttcGCCGTTGCCcccttccaggcagaggggtTGTTCCAACGGCCCTATAAATAAGCAGTGCAAGGGTGGCCAGAGCtggtcttgggaaattcctgaggatttgggactggagcctgagaaggacagtggtggggggtgggggggggaagggtcacGGGGTATAGAAGCCACTCTTCAAGGTAATCACCTTCTTCAGGGAACTGATTCGAattgtttggagatcagctaGAAACCTGGGAGATCCTTCCAGCTCACGCagcctaaggccgtggtggcgaacctttggcactccagatgttatgggcgaCAATTTCCAGCAgctcccatcatgctggcaggggctgatgggaattgtagtccataacatctggagcgccaaaggttcgccaccacgggcctaaggcTACTCCGTGATGATTATGGCTGCATGAAGGGTTTAAACCCGTCTCTCTCTCACCCTACTCTGATGTTATAGGTGCTACTGACTCTGCTTTCATTTAGcatgtttttatcctgccctccgGTTACATTAAGGAGCTCAGCATGGTGTGCGTCggtcttccctcccctcttctgttttcacaacaaccctgtgaggtttattggggctgagagagagtgaatgGCTCAAAATTACGCTGTGAGTTTTTACAGTAGAGGGAGGATCTAACCCTGTAAGTAAGTCTCTGCTGCTACTGGGTGTTGTGGGCTGATTTTGGCAACAAGGCTGTTCTTGGTACCTAGATTTTGGGACCAAGTGAAAGGTTGTGGTGGTGgattgtgccatcaagtcgcagccggTTGTCATGATCAGTCTCTGTTTGATTCTGCCGTGTCTCCTGGCCAGGATGTGAGAACCCTTCTTTTCACgttcccctccctgctgtgctcatgtttttccactttgcttctcaggcaatgccttatcagctcattaagCACCTGCTGTGGTAGCTCTGTCAGCAGTGTGAAGTGTAGGTTGTTATGACCCTGGGGACCAGGGGAGGTGGTTTTTAAATATGGATATACTATTGATctatataggacagtgatggcgaacctatggcacgggtgccagaggtggcactcagagccctctctgagggcacgcacaaacaaagttcatcgtgtgggggggaaattgcccccccaacacatctaggctggcctgggctgctgggcttgattattagcattaaacctaagacctagttttggggaagcagtgtaggtaaccctgttaagtgctgttaaaccccactgattttcatgcaaagaactaaagcgcgatcctttacctgggagtaagcttggttgcttgcttctgagaaaaccctcctagggtcttgattcacccattggaagagttgcacggttgcttcaaagcaaagccaacaactaccaccaagcttacttgcgagtaacacgcaccttggagccaaccattttttctaaactaaaacctcagtattcaggttaaattgccatgttggcactttgcaataaataagtgggttttgggttgcagtttgggcactcggtctcgaaaaggtttgccatcactgagataggatATGTCATAatatgtagaaaatgttgagttTGCTTCTAGAATGGCATTTGAATGTTCAACTGATAGAATCTCTTTGTTCATTTTAGGACTTATCAATGACCATAAAAATGTCCATGGGAACGCACCAGCCGTCTCCCAACCGACTCCAGCACCCAGGTGGAGGAATCCCCGGCCACCTTCTTTTAGCAACCAAACGGTTTTCTCTGCTAGATATTCCCAGCAAGGCCAAAGGGATTTTCAGCCTCACCGACACAATGCCTGGAGGAAGAAATATTCTCTCGTCAACGTGCCACCTCGAACCATGCTCAACCCTGGCGGGAGCATTTCATCCAGCGATTTAGGGTTGGGCCCGAACCACGGAACCCGCACGGCAGAGGAGCCACAGCCGGTGCTTTCAGAAAGAAGGGTGGACGTTGCTGCGGATGGTAACATAACTGTTGGGGTACATACGGGCTCAGTCGTAAGAATTCCTATGCCCCAGGGTGGTCCCTCTGAAGCAGCCGAGGGCCCTTCTACTTCCAGAAGATGCGAAACCTCTGCTTTGGCTCCAGATGTTCCTTCAAAAGAGAGCAAACGGAAACGTCTCTCAACCGTGCCCCACCCGTTGCCTCCTCGGACTGTTGCTAGGGGGAGGGATGACTCTCTTTCGGTGCGTCTCAAGGGGTCTGTGCCTTCGGGAGTAGTTCAGGGGGCATCAGACTCGACTCTGTTGAAGACAATCAGTGAGCAGGCGATCACGTTGAAAACTGAGCCTCAGCAGCCAAAGGTCTTACCTGGCCATGAACCAGGACGCCTTTCGGCAAGGAAGAAACCAGCATTGCAGGAGACAGCTCTGCGCACCTCACAACAGGTGCCTGTGGCAGTGGCCAAAATGAAGACGGAGCGGATAGCTGAGACAACTAGTTTACACCCTGCTTCAGTTCGGGACGCTCCTTCAGCAGGTGAGGGGACTCCCTCCAAGAACAAGTTTTCTGCACCTGTGCTCCAGACAGCTCCAACCTTGCTGGCCCCCACAAAATCTCCCAAGTTCAGGAAGACCAACTACACCTGGGTGGCCAACCCGAGCAAATGTCCCTGTGCTTCAAAGCGGTGGTCGGCTTCCAGAGCCTCTGAAAGCGGCCAGAAGCTTGCCGGCGGGGCAGAGAGGCCCACCAAGTTAGCGCCAAGAGCGGACTTGGGAGCAAAGCAGAAAAGGTCTGGCCCGCATTTGAAGCAGGGCATGTCCTCCAGCAAGTACAAGTGGAAGGCGTCCAGCCCCcggctttccccttccccatccgCCTCTGCGTTCACGTGGCAGCGCGAAGAACGCGGTGGGCCGCCCGCCCCCCACTTCTCAGGAGCCAGCTCCTCCCTTCCAGCTGCGAGCCGAGTGCCTTTTGGTCGCGGCGATCCGAAACCAACGTTTGGGAATGCCAGCTTTCTCAATTACAAGTTGAAGAGCCGGACCAAAATCATCAAAAGGAAGGGGAGCGCCAGGTAAGCCGTTTGTTCCCTGGAGTGGACGCTGCAGTCGGCTGCTCCAGTTTTGCAGCAGAGATAAATGGCGTGCTTCACCTTTCCTGGAGTTGTAAAACATGCGTGGATAATACGaagctttcagaaagccagtgcaattctgggatatgtcccaaatcggtctctgcaCTCGGCAgaccaacctactggtgatccctggcccctcaatgatatggctggcctccacccgggccagagcctttacagttctggcccctgcctggtggaacgctctcccgccagctgtccgggccctgcgggatctcgctgagttccgcagggcctgcaagactgagctgttccaccgggcctttgggggagactagccgttgataggggcccttccttcttccttctttgttGCCTATAACATCATGTGGCTCCTACCGCCCCCCTTCCCTGGGGTTCTCGGGGGTTTTCTTGAGGGAactgatagtaggcgccatcttgagttaTTAAACTAATcaattaataatgctgcattttaatggggttgggtttatttttattagagccgtattaacttatatttattgtattttaacctgatattgtgctcctcctatatgttgtgaaccgccctgagcccttggggggagggcggtctataaacccaataaataacaacaacaacaacaacaataataagagtatagtgtctagatccgtggtggcgaacctttggcactccagatgttatggactacaattcccatcaggccctgccaattggccatgctggcagtggctgatgggaattgtagtccataacatctggagtgccaaaggttcgtcaccactggtctagatcaagggaattgtaccactctactctgcattagtcagacctcacctagagttctgggcactgcaattgaagaaggatattgacaagctcgaatgggtccagaggaaggcaaccaaaatggtcaaaggtctggaatccataccctatgaagagagacttagggagctggggatgtttagtctggagaagcgaagggacgtggtagccatgtttagatatttgaagggatgccaggtcgaagagggagcaagcttgttttctgctgctccagaggccagGAAACGGAGTAATGGagtcgaggtgaaggaaaagagatctcacctaaacattaggaagaattttctga is from Sphaerodactylus townsendi isolate TG3544 unplaced genomic scaffold, MPM_Stown_v2.3 scaffold_508, whole genome shotgun sequence and encodes:
- the ZC3H3 gene encoding zinc finger CCCH domain-containing protein 3, yielding MEENEQLRRQIRLLQGLINDHKNVHGNAPAVSQPTPAPRWRNPRPPSFSNQTVFSARYSQQGQRDFQPHRHNAWRKKYSLVNVPPRTMLNPGGSISSSDLGLGPNHGTRTAEEPQPVLSERRVDVAADGNITVGVHTGSVVRIPMPQGGPSEAAEGPSTSRRCETSALAPDVPSKESKRKRLSTVPHPLPPRTVARGRDDSLSVRLKGSVPSGVVQGASDSTLLKTISEQAITLKTEPQQPKVLPGHEPGRLSARKKPALQETALRTSQQVPVAVAKMKTERIAETTSLHPASVRDAPSAGEGTPSKNKFSAPVLQTAPTLLAPTKSPKFRKTNYTWVANPSKCPCASKRWSASRASESGQKLAGGAERPTKLAPRADLGAKQKRSGPHLKQGMSSSKYKWKASSPRLSPSPSASAFTWQREERGGPPAPHFSGASSSLPAASRVPFGRGDPKPTFGNASFLNYKLKSRTKIIKRKGSA